Proteins encoded together in one Yersinia mollaretii ATCC 43969 window:
- the cpxA gene encoding envelope stress sensor histidine kinase CpxA → MINSLTTRIFAIFWFTLALVLMLVLMVPKLDSRQMTTLLESEERQGTMLEQHIEAELASDPANDLMWWRRLYRAIEKWAPPGQHLVLVTTEGRVIGAQRHEMQMVRNFIGQSDNSDQPKKKKYGRVEMVGPFSIRDGEDNYQLYLLRPANSPQSDFINLMFDRPLLLLIATMLISSPLLLWLAWSLAKPARKLKNAADDVARGNLKQHPELESGPQEFLATGASFNQMISALDRMVVAQQRLISDISHELRTPLTRLQLATALMRRRHGEGKELERIEMEAQRLDSMINDLLVLSRSQHKNELHREPIKANDLWSEVLEDAQFEADQMGKTLEVTSPPGPWTLFGNPAALDSALENIVRNALRYSHHHIAVAFSSDNHGVTIIVDDDGPGVSPDDREQIFRPFYRTDEARDRQSGGTGLGLAIVETAVNQHRGWVRAEDSPLGGLRLILWLPLHPLKA, encoded by the coding sequence ATGATTAACAGTTTAACGACGCGAATTTTTGCTATTTTCTGGTTTACCTTAGCACTGGTATTGATGCTTGTGCTGATGGTGCCCAAGCTGGATTCGCGTCAAATGACCACCTTGCTCGAAAGTGAGGAGCGTCAAGGAACAATGCTGGAGCAGCATATTGAAGCTGAACTGGCCAGCGATCCGGCGAATGATCTCATGTGGTGGCGCAGGCTTTATCGCGCCATTGAGAAGTGGGCACCGCCAGGTCAGCATTTGGTGCTGGTAACCACCGAGGGGCGTGTCATTGGTGCCCAGCGCCACGAAATGCAAATGGTCCGTAATTTTATCGGCCAGTCAGATAACTCAGATCAGCCGAAAAAGAAAAAATATGGCCGCGTCGAGATGGTCGGCCCCTTCTCTATTCGTGATGGGGAAGATAACTATCAGCTCTACTTGCTGCGCCCTGCCAACAGCCCACAATCTGATTTTATTAATTTGATGTTTGACCGCCCGCTGCTGCTCTTGATTGCTACCATGTTGATCAGCTCGCCGTTGCTCTTGTGGCTGGCGTGGAGTTTGGCAAAGCCCGCGCGTAAGCTGAAAAATGCCGCCGATGATGTCGCACGGGGCAACCTGAAACAGCACCCTGAATTGGAATCCGGCCCGCAAGAATTCTTAGCAACTGGAGCCAGTTTCAATCAGATGATCAGTGCGCTCGATCGGATGGTCGTCGCCCAACAGCGGCTGATTTCGGATATCTCCCATGAATTACGCACTCCGCTGACCCGTTTGCAACTGGCGACTGCGCTGATGCGCCGCCGACATGGTGAAGGGAAAGAGTTGGAGCGCATCGAAATGGAAGCACAGCGGCTAGATAGCATGATCAATGATTTGCTGGTGCTATCTCGCAGTCAGCACAAAAATGAGCTGCATCGTGAACCGATTAAAGCGAATGATTTATGGTCTGAAGTGCTGGAAGATGCTCAATTCGAAGCGGACCAAATGGGTAAAACGCTGGAGGTAACATCACCTCCGGGGCCATGGACCCTATTTGGCAACCCTGCGGCTCTTGACAGTGCGCTGGAGAATATCGTGCGTAATGCGCTGCGTTATTCCCATCACCACATTGCGGTGGCATTCAGCTCGGATAATCATGGTGTCACTATCATTGTTGATGATGATGGCCCAGGCGTCAGCCCGGATGACCGTGAACAGATATTCCGGCCGTTTTATCGCACTGATGAGGCACGTGATCGCCAATCAGGCGGAACCGGTTTGGGGCTGGCGATTGTTGAAACTGCCGTTAATCAGCATCGCGGTTGGGTACGAGCAGAGGACAGCCCATTAGGTGGCCTGCGCTTGATACTTTGGCTGCCGCTACATCCTCTGAAAGCCTAA
- the cysE gene encoding serine O-acetyltransferase, which translates to MSSEELELVWSSIKSEARALAECEPMLASFFHATLLKHENLGSALSYILANKLANPIMPAIAIREVVEDAYRADEQMIVSAARDILAVRLRDPAVDKYSTPLLYLKGFHALQAYRIGHWLWAQDRKALAIYLQNQVSVAFGVDIHPAATIGCGIMLDHATGIVIGETAVVENDVSILQSVTLGGTGKTSGDRHPKIREGVMIGAGAKILGNIEVGRGAKIGAGSVVLQSVPAHTTAAGVPARIVGKPESDKPSLDMDQHFNGVGHGFEYGDGI; encoded by the coding sequence ATGTCGTCAGAAGAGTTAGAGCTGGTCTGGAGTAGCATTAAATCAGAAGCCAGAGCACTGGCTGAGTGTGAACCGATGCTGGCAAGTTTTTTTCACGCGACATTATTGAAGCATGAGAATTTAGGCAGTGCGCTGAGCTATATTCTGGCGAATAAACTGGCTAATCCAATCATGCCTGCGATTGCCATTCGTGAGGTGGTAGAGGATGCCTATCGTGCGGATGAACAGATGATTGTCTCCGCCGCCCGCGATATTTTGGCTGTCCGCTTGCGCGACCCCGCCGTTGATAAATACTCCACGCCGCTGCTGTATCTCAAAGGTTTCCACGCGTTACAGGCATACCGTATTGGGCATTGGTTGTGGGCGCAGGATCGTAAAGCGCTGGCAATTTATCTGCAAAATCAAGTGTCTGTCGCTTTTGGTGTCGATATCCACCCTGCCGCGACCATTGGTTGTGGCATCATGCTAGACCACGCCACCGGTATTGTTATTGGTGAAACCGCGGTGGTTGAGAATGATGTTTCCATCCTGCAATCCGTTACCCTCGGCGGTACCGGTAAAACCAGCGGCGATCGCCATCCGAAGATTCGCGAAGGGGTGATGATTGGTGCTGGTGCGAAAATTCTGGGGAATATTGAGGTCGGGCGTGGTGCCAAAATTGGTGCTGGATCTGTGGTGTTACAATCCGTCCCCGCCCATACCACCGCCGCTGGCGTACCTGCTCGCATCGTGGGTAAACCAGAAAGCGACAAACCCTCGCTGGACATGGATCAGCATTTCAATGGGGTGGGTCATGGTTTTGAGTATGGCGACGGCATCTGA
- the cpxP gene encoding cell-envelope stress modulator CpxP codes for MRKVTKLTTLIMASMLVLGSSAAFAADKTEAADGWCHGNGDGAMMNKKDGRGHHNMFDGVNLTEQQRQQMRDLMRQSRQGQPRLDVADREAMHKLVTADKFDEAAVRAQAEKMSKDQIERQVEMAKVRNQMYNLLTPEQKAALNQKHQQRIEKMQQAPAAQPSSAQK; via the coding sequence ATGCGTAAAGTAACTAAATTAACAACGTTAATCATGGCGTCAATGTTAGTTCTCGGCTCTTCAGCCGCCTTCGCCGCCGATAAGACCGAAGCTGCAGATGGCTGGTGCCACGGTAACGGTGACGGTGCGATGATGAACAAGAAAGACGGTCGTGGTCACCATAACATGTTTGACGGTGTGAATCTGACTGAGCAGCAGCGTCAGCAAATGCGTGACCTGATGCGCCAGTCGCGCCAAGGCCAACCTCGCCTTGATGTTGCTGACCGTGAAGCCATGCATAAGCTGGTTACCGCCGATAAGTTCGACGAAGCTGCGGTAAGAGCGCAAGCCGAGAAGATGTCCAAAGACCAGATTGAACGCCAGGTCGAAATGGCCAAAGTTCGTAACCAAATGTACAACTTGCTCACCCCAGAGCAAAAAGCTGCCCTGAATCAAAAGCACCAGCAGCGCATTGAGAAAATGCAGCAGGCGCCAGCAGCACAACCCTCTTCTGCCCAGAAGTAA
- the pfkA gene encoding 6-phosphofructokinase translates to MVKKIGVLTSGGDAPGMNAAIRGVVRAALSAGLEVYGIEDGYLGLHENRMRKLDRYSVSDMINRGGTFLGSARFPEFRDPEVRKVALKNMADRGIDGLVVIGGDGSYAGADLLTKEGGIHCVGLPGTIDNDVAGTDYTIGFFTALETVVEAIDRLRDTSSSHQRISIVEVMGRYCGDLTLAAAIAGGCEFIAIPEVEFKREDLVAEIKAGIAKGKKHAIVAITEKLDDIDSLAKYIEKETGRETRGTVLGHIQRGGAPVAYDRILASRMGSYAVDLLLQDHDFTQGGFCVGIQNEKMVHELISVCIAPENKKSKFKEDWYDTAKKLF, encoded by the coding sequence ATGGTCAAGAAAATCGGTGTACTAACAAGCGGCGGTGACGCGCCAGGTATGAACGCAGCCATCCGTGGGGTCGTTCGTGCTGCTTTGTCAGCAGGATTGGAAGTTTACGGTATTGAAGATGGCTACCTTGGCTTGCATGAAAATCGCATGAGGAAACTGGACCGCTATAGTGTGTCAGATATGATTAACCGTGGCGGTACTTTCCTCGGTTCTGCCCGTTTCCCTGAGTTCCGTGACCCAGAAGTGCGTAAAGTTGCCCTTAAGAACATGGCTGACCGTGGTATTGATGGTTTGGTGGTTATCGGCGGCGACGGTTCTTATGCCGGTGCTGATTTGCTGACAAAAGAGGGTGGCATTCACTGTGTCGGTTTACCGGGCACCATCGATAACGATGTGGCAGGGACTGACTACACCATCGGCTTCTTCACCGCTCTGGAAACTGTGGTCGAAGCGATTGACCGCCTGCGTGATACCTCTTCTTCACATCAGCGCATCTCTATCGTGGAAGTGATGGGTCGTTATTGCGGCGATTTGACCTTGGCTGCGGCCATTGCTGGGGGTTGCGAGTTTATCGCTATCCCAGAAGTGGAATTTAAACGTGAAGACTTGGTTGCTGAAATCAAAGCGGGCATTGCGAAAGGTAAGAAGCACGCTATCGTGGCGATTACCGAAAAGCTGGATGATATTGATTCTCTGGCTAAATACATTGAGAAAGAAACTGGCCGTGAAACTCGTGGCACGGTGTTGGGCCATATCCAGCGCGGTGGTGCTCCGGTGGCTTATGATCGCATTCTGGCTTCCCGTATGGGTTCTTATGCTGTTGACCTGCTGTTGCAGGATCATGATTTCACCCAAGGCGGCTTCTGCGTCGGCATCCAGAATGAGAAAATGGTGCATGAATTAATCTCCGTTTGTATCGCACCAGAGAATAAGAAAAGTAAATTTAAAGAAGATTGGTACGACACCGCGAAAAAACTGTTCTAA
- the cpxR gene encoding envelope stress response regulator transcription factor CpxR produces the protein MHKILLVDDDRELTSLLKELLEMEGFNVVVAYDGEQALNLLDSSIDLLLLDIMMPRKNGIETLKELRQHHQTPVIMLTARGSELDRVLGLELGADDYLAKPFNDRELVARIRAILRRSNWSEQQQNVDQGAPTLEVDCLQLNPGRQEASFEGQSLELTGTEFTLLYLLAQHLGQVVSREHLSQEVLGKRLTPFDRAIDMHISNLRRKLPDRKDGLPWFKTLRGRGYLMVSET, from the coding sequence ATGCATAAAATCCTATTAGTTGATGATGACCGTGAATTGACGTCGCTGTTGAAAGAGTTGCTAGAAATGGAAGGCTTTAATGTTGTTGTTGCCTATGATGGCGAACAGGCATTGAATCTGTTGGACAGTTCTATCGACTTGTTATTGCTTGATATTATGATGCCGCGTAAGAACGGTATCGAAACGCTGAAAGAACTGCGTCAACATCACCAGACACCGGTGATTATGCTGACTGCCCGTGGTAGTGAATTGGATCGGGTGCTTGGCCTTGAGTTAGGCGCGGATGATTATCTGGCAAAACCTTTTAATGACCGCGAGCTGGTGGCCCGTATCCGCGCCATTTTGCGCCGCTCTAACTGGAGCGAACAGCAGCAAAATGTCGATCAGGGTGCGCCAACACTGGAAGTTGATTGCCTGCAATTGAATCCGGGCCGTCAGGAGGCCAGCTTTGAAGGCCAGTCGCTGGAATTAACCGGTACCGAATTTACCTTACTCTACCTACTGGCACAGCATCTCGGTCAGGTCGTCTCACGCGAGCATCTGAGTCAAGAAGTGCTGGGTAAACGGTTGACGCCTTTTGACCGCGCCATTGATATGCACATTTCAAATCTGCGCCGTAAGTTGCCGGATCGTAAAGATGGTCTGCCGTGGTTTAAAACCCTGCGGGGACGTGGGTATCTGATGGTATCCGAAACATGA
- the fieF gene encoding CDF family cation-efflux transporter FieF (FieF, a metal efflux transporter, is a member of the CDF (cation diffusion facilitator) family of transporters.), with the protein MDPQYARLVKAAALSATVLASILLIIKIFAWWHTGSVSLLAALVDSLVDLAASLTNLFVVRYSLQPADEEHTFGHGKAESLAALAQSMFISGSALFLFLTGFQHLASPEPLQDLGVGIWVTLIALFSTLILVTFQRWVVRKTHSQAIRADMLHYQSDVMMNGAILIALALSWYGFHRADALFALGIGVYILYSALRMGYEAVQALLDRALPDAERQEIIDIVMSWPGVVGAHDLRTRQSGPTRFIQLHLEMEDMLPLMQAHILAEQVERALLHRFPGADVLIHQDPCSVVPKERHAHWEL; encoded by the coding sequence ATGGATCCGCAATATGCGCGACTGGTTAAAGCTGCTGCGCTCAGTGCGACGGTGTTGGCCTCAATCTTACTGATTATTAAAATTTTTGCTTGGTGGCATACCGGATCAGTGAGTTTATTGGCCGCGTTAGTTGACTCGCTGGTGGATCTTGCGGCCTCGCTGACAAACCTTTTTGTGGTGCGCTATTCACTACAACCCGCTGATGAAGAACATACTTTTGGTCATGGCAAAGCTGAATCACTGGCGGCGTTGGCGCAAAGTATGTTCATTTCAGGTTCGGCGTTATTCCTGTTCCTGACCGGCTTCCAACATTTAGCGTCACCGGAGCCATTGCAAGATCTGGGTGTCGGTATCTGGGTGACGTTAATCGCACTCTTCAGTACCCTGATATTAGTCACTTTTCAGCGTTGGGTGGTACGAAAAACCCACAGTCAGGCCATTCGCGCCGATATGTTGCACTATCAATCTGACGTCATGATGAATGGTGCTATTCTTATTGCGTTGGCACTCAGTTGGTACGGTTTTCATCGTGCAGATGCGCTGTTCGCGTTGGGGATCGGCGTTTATATTCTCTATAGCGCGCTGCGTATGGGCTATGAAGCGGTGCAAGCCTTGCTGGATCGTGCATTGCCTGATGCCGAGCGGCAGGAAATTATCGACATTGTGATGTCATGGCCGGGGGTGGTTGGCGCTCATGATTTGCGTACCCGTCAGTCGGGACCGACACGCTTTATTCAACTGCACCTTGAGATGGAAGATATGCTGCCGTTAATGCAGGCGCATATTTTAGCTGAACAAGTTGAACGTGCACTGCTGCACCGCTTCCCCGGTGCTGATGTGCTTATCCACCAAGATCCCTGCTCCGTGGTGCCAAAAGAGCGCCATGCGCATTGGGAACTATAA
- the trmL gene encoding tRNA (uridine(34)/cytosine(34)/5-carboxymethylaminomethyluridine(34)-2'-O)-methyltransferase TrmL — protein MLNIVLFEPEIPPNTGNIIRLCANTGCQLHLIKPLGFTWDDKRLRRAGLDYHEFASIKHHHDYQAFLDSEKLDGAQSAGATPARLFALTTKGTPAHSAVSYQANDYLLFGPETRGLPATVLDALPAQQKIRIPMQADSRSMNLSNAVSVVVYEAWRQLGYPGALLKE, from the coding sequence ATGCTTAATATCGTTTTATTTGAACCCGAAATCCCGCCCAATACCGGCAATATCATCCGGTTATGTGCGAATACCGGCTGCCAGCTCCATCTGATTAAACCTTTGGGTTTCACTTGGGATGACAAACGCTTACGCCGTGCGGGTCTTGATTATCATGAGTTTGCCAGCATCAAACATCACCATGATTACCAAGCCTTTTTGGACAGTGAAAAACTCGATGGTGCGCAATCCGCCGGAGCAACACCTGCCCGCTTATTTGCGTTGACGACCAAAGGGACACCCGCCCACAGCGCCGTCAGTTATCAGGCTAATGATTATTTGCTGTTTGGCCCTGAAACCCGTGGTTTACCCGCCACTGTTCTGGATGCGCTACCCGCTCAGCAGAAAATCAGGATTCCAATGCAAGCAGATAGCCGTAGCATGAATCTGTCAAATGCCGTATCAGTGGTGGTGTATGAAGCTTGGCGGCAGTTGGGTTATCCCGGCGCGCTACTGAAAGAGTAG
- a CDS encoding sulfate ABC transporter substrate-binding protein, translating to MRKWGVGLSLLLLASGAMAKDIQLLNVSYDPTREFYQEYNQAFSKHWEQQTGDKVTVRQSHGGSGKQATSVINGIEADVVTLALAYDVDAIAERGRIDKNWIKRLPDNSAPYTSTIVFLVRKGNPKQIHDWSDLVKPGISVITPNPKTSGGARWNYLAAWGYALEHNNNDQAKAQEFVKNLYKNVEVLDSGARGATNTFVERGIGDVLIAWENEALLAVNEVGKDKFDIITPSVSILAEPTVSVVDKVVDKRGTREVADAYLKYLYSPEGQTIAAKNYYRPRDPAVAAKFANEFPKLKLFTIDDVFGGWTKTQQTHFATGGVFDEITKR from the coding sequence ATGCGTAAATGGGGTGTGGGTTTGTCGTTACTGCTGTTGGCATCAGGTGCTATGGCGAAAGATATTCAATTACTGAATGTGTCTTATGATCCGACGCGCGAGTTTTATCAGGAATATAATCAGGCGTTCAGTAAACACTGGGAACAGCAGACTGGCGACAAAGTAACAGTACGCCAATCCCACGGCGGTTCAGGAAAGCAGGCGACCTCGGTAATTAATGGTATTGAAGCCGATGTGGTGACACTGGCACTGGCTTATGACGTCGATGCTATTGCTGAGCGTGGTCGCATTGATAAAAACTGGATCAAGCGCCTGCCAGACAACTCTGCACCTTACACCTCGACCATCGTATTTTTAGTCCGTAAAGGGAATCCTAAGCAGATTCATGATTGGTCAGATCTGGTCAAACCGGGCATCTCAGTGATCACCCCTAACCCGAAAACCTCCGGTGGGGCGCGCTGGAACTATCTGGCCGCTTGGGGTTATGCGTTAGAGCATAACAATAACGATCAGGCTAAGGCGCAAGAGTTTGTCAAAAACCTGTATAAGAATGTGGAAGTGTTGGACTCTGGCGCACGTGGTGCCACCAATACCTTCGTTGAACGTGGCATTGGCGATGTGTTGATTGCTTGGGAAAATGAAGCCCTGCTGGCGGTGAATGAAGTGGGTAAAGATAAGTTCGATATCATCACGCCGAGTGTGTCGATTCTGGCAGAGCCGACGGTGTCGGTGGTGGATAAAGTGGTTGATAAGCGCGGCACCCGAGAAGTCGCCGATGCTTACTTGAAATATCTGTACTCACCGGAAGGCCAGACCATTGCGGCCAAGAATTACTACCGCCCACGTGATCCGGCAGTGGCGGCCAAGTTTGCCAATGAGTTCCCGAAACTGAAGTTGTTTACTATTGATGACGTCTTTGGTGGCTGGACCAAAACGCAGCAGACACATTTCGCTACTGGCGGTGTGTTTGATGAGATCACTAAACGCTAA
- the secB gene encoding protein-export chaperone SecB — MSEQNNTEMAFQIQRIYTKDISFEAPNAPQVFQQDWQPEVKLDLDTASSQLAEDVYEVVLRVTVTASLGEETAFLCEVQQGGIFSIAGIDGTQLAHCLGAYCPNILFPYARECITSLVSRGTFPQLNLAPVNFDALFMNYLQQQAEGEGAEQRQDA; from the coding sequence ATGTCAGAACAAAACAACACCGAGATGGCTTTCCAGATCCAGCGTATCTACACCAAGGATATCTCCTTCGAAGCACCTAATGCTCCGCAGGTTTTCCAGCAGGATTGGCAGCCAGAAGTTAAACTTGATCTTGATACTGCTTCCAGTCAGCTGGCTGAAGATGTGTATGAAGTGGTACTGCGTGTTACGGTCACTGCCTCTTTAGGCGAAGAAACTGCATTCCTGTGCGAAGTTCAGCAAGGCGGCATCTTCTCCATCGCAGGTATCGACGGCACCCAACTGGCGCATTGCTTAGGTGCATACTGCCCGAACATTCTGTTCCCGTATGCTCGCGAATGCATCACCAGTCTGGTTTCTCGCGGTACTTTCCCACAGCTGAATCTGGCACCGGTTAACTTTGATGCCCTGTTCATGAACTATCTGCAACAGCAGGCTGAAGGCGAAGGTGCTGAACAACGTCAGGATGCCTGA
- the gpsA gene encoding NAD(P)H-dependent glycerol-3-phosphate dehydrogenase, whose amino-acid sequence MNTTHASMTVIGAGSYGTALAITLARNGHQVVLWGHDPKHIQLLQQDRCNQAFLPDVPFPDTLLLETDLARALAASRDVLVVVPSHVFGAVLHQLKPHLRQDARIVWATKGLEAETGRLLQDVAREVLGESIPLAVVSGPTFAKELAAGLPTAIALASTDAKFSEDLQQLLHCGKSFRVYSNPDFIGVQLGGAVKNVIAIGAGMSDGIGFGANARTALITRGLAEMTRLGSALGADPSTFMGMAGLGDLVLTCTDNQSRNRRFGIMLGQGLGVQEAQDKIGQVVEGYRNTKEVLALALAQRHGVEMPITEQIYQVLYCHKNAREAALTLLGRTKKDEKSGI is encoded by the coding sequence ATGAACACCACCCATGCTTCAATGACTGTCATCGGTGCCGGATCTTACGGCACCGCATTAGCCATTACGCTAGCGCGTAATGGTCATCAAGTTGTGTTATGGGGTCATGACCCTAAGCATATTCAACTTCTGCAACAAGATCGTTGTAACCAAGCTTTCCTGCCCGATGTCCCTTTCCCAGACACTTTGCTGCTGGAAACCGATCTGGCACGAGCGCTGGCGGCCAGCCGTGATGTGTTGGTCGTCGTGCCGAGCCATGTTTTTGGGGCAGTATTGCATCAGTTGAAACCCCATTTACGCCAAGATGCACGTATTGTCTGGGCAACCAAAGGGCTTGAGGCCGAAACAGGCCGCTTGCTACAAGATGTCGCGCGGGAAGTGTTGGGTGAGAGCATCCCGCTGGCTGTTGTTTCTGGCCCCACCTTTGCCAAAGAGCTGGCGGCCGGTTTACCGACCGCTATCGCACTGGCCTCAACGGATGCGAAGTTCAGCGAAGACCTGCAACAGTTGCTGCATTGCGGCAAAAGTTTCCGGGTTTACAGCAATCCTGATTTTATCGGGGTGCAGCTGGGTGGCGCGGTTAAAAACGTGATTGCGATTGGCGCGGGGATGTCCGATGGTATTGGCTTTGGAGCCAATGCACGTACTGCGCTGATCACCCGGGGCTTGGCCGAGATGACGCGTCTGGGTTCTGCATTGGGCGCTGATCCCTCCACCTTTATGGGCATGGCAGGATTGGGTGATTTGGTGCTAACCTGCACTGATAACCAATCCCGTAATCGTCGGTTTGGCATCATGCTGGGTCAGGGGTTAGGGGTGCAAGAAGCGCAGGACAAAATTGGTCAAGTGGTTGAAGGCTACCGCAACACCAAGGAAGTTCTGGCACTGGCACTGGCACAGCGTCATGGTGTCGAGATGCCAATAACTGAACAGATTTATCAGGTGTTGTATTGCCACAAAAATGCCCGAGAAGCGGCATTGACTCTGTTGGGTCGGACCAAAAAAGATGAAAAAAGCGGCATTTAG
- the ada gene encoding bifunctional DNA-binding transcriptional regulator/O6-methylguanine-DNA methyltransferase Ada — MISAKVVSGSAQDPRWAAVLTRDKAADGQFVYAVKTTGIYCRPSCPSRQAKAEHIEFFADNHAAELAGYRPCKRCQPTQLPLAQQHAEKISRACRLIEQAETPLKLDELAAELNLSAFHFHRLFKAMTGLTPKAYANAMRSARVRTQLAEGGSVTDAIFDAGYNANGRFYAQSNQLLGMTPTRYRNGGRDVTLRFAVGESALGAILMAKSELGICAILLGDSPGPLVQQLQDKFPQAELIGGDVEFEQWFAQVVGLVEAPQFGLDLPLDIQGTAFQQRVWQALREIPTGETASYADIAAKIGSPKSMRAVAGACAANMLAVAIPCHRVIRQDGSLSGYRWGIDRKKRLLEKEGVVVTDNSLPNPK; from the coding sequence ATGATATCAGCCAAAGTAGTGAGCGGCAGTGCGCAGGACCCAAGATGGGCCGCTGTTCTGACTCGCGATAAAGCCGCCGATGGTCAGTTCGTTTATGCGGTGAAAACTACCGGTATCTATTGCCGACCTTCTTGCCCATCCCGCCAAGCCAAAGCTGAACACATTGAATTCTTTGCCGATAATCACGCTGCCGAGCTTGCGGGCTATCGGCCGTGCAAACGTTGCCAGCCCACTCAGTTGCCACTGGCGCAGCAGCACGCAGAAAAAATCAGTCGGGCATGTCGTTTAATTGAGCAGGCGGAAACACCACTTAAGCTCGATGAACTGGCGGCTGAATTGAATCTCAGCGCTTTTCATTTTCATCGGCTGTTTAAAGCGATGACTGGGCTGACTCCGAAGGCGTATGCCAATGCGATGCGAAGTGCACGAGTTCGCACTCAACTGGCTGAGGGCGGCTCAGTGACTGACGCTATTTTTGATGCTGGTTACAACGCCAATGGGCGGTTTTATGCTCAATCAAATCAGCTATTGGGAATGACGCCGACCCGTTATCGTAATGGCGGACGCGATGTCACGCTGCGATTCGCCGTCGGTGAAAGCGCCCTTGGCGCGATTTTGATGGCGAAAAGTGAGCTGGGCATCTGCGCTATTTTGTTGGGTGACTCACCCGGCCCACTGGTGCAGCAGTTGCAGGATAAATTTCCGCAGGCGGAGTTAATCGGTGGTGATGTCGAGTTCGAACAGTGGTTCGCGCAGGTGGTGGGGTTGGTTGAGGCACCCCAATTCGGCCTTGATCTGCCGCTGGATATTCAGGGTACCGCTTTTCAGCAGCGGGTATGGCAGGCGCTTCGGGAGATCCCGACAGGTGAAACTGCCAGTTACGCTGATATTGCCGCCAAGATCGGTTCACCCAAATCTATGCGCGCGGTTGCGGGCGCTTGTGCGGCCAATATGTTGGCTGTGGCTATTCCTTGCCATAGGGTCATTCGGCAGGATGGTTCACTATCCGGCTATCGTTGGGGTATTGACCGTAAGAAGCGGCTACTGGAAAAAGAGGGTGTGGTGGTGACAGACAACTCTCTGCCCAATCCAAAATGA
- a CDS encoding rhodanese-like domain-containing protein, with protein MLQEIMQFISQHPVLSLAWVALLVAVIFTTFKSSLSKVKEITRGEATRLINKEDAVVVDIRTRDDYRKGHIASSLNLLPTDIKNGNLAELEKHKAQPIIVVCATGTTSRASAELLNKAGFERVYTLKEGISGWSGENLPLARGK; from the coding sequence ATGTTGCAAGAGATTATGCAATTCATTAGCCAGCATCCAGTTTTGAGTCTGGCCTGGGTGGCGTTACTCGTCGCCGTGATTTTCACCACCTTCAAAAGTTCTCTCTCAAAAGTGAAAGAGATCACTCGTGGTGAAGCGACGCGTCTGATTAACAAAGAAGATGCGGTTGTGGTTGATATCCGCACACGTGATGACTATCGCAAAGGCCATATTGCCAGTTCCCTTAATTTGCTGCCAACTGACATCAAAAACGGCAATCTGGCTGAGTTGGAAAAGCACAAAGCACAGCCTATTATTGTAGTTTGTGCCACAGGCACGACCTCCCGTGCTTCTGCTGAGCTGCTAAATAAAGCCGGTTTTGAGCGGGTGTACACCTTGAAAGAGGGTATCTCCGGCTGGAGTGGCGAGAACCTGCCACTGGCGCGCGGCAAGTAA
- the grxC gene encoding glutaredoxin 3, producing MAKIEIYTKATCPFCHRAKALLNSKGAAFHEIAIDSDPAKREEMIARSGRTTVPQVFIDGQHIGGCDDLHALDARSGLDPLL from the coding sequence ATGGCGAAGATTGAGATTTATACCAAAGCAACCTGCCCGTTCTGCCACCGTGCCAAGGCACTGCTGAACAGTAAAGGTGCCGCGTTCCATGAAATCGCGATTGATAGTGATCCGGCCAAACGTGAAGAGATGATTGCTCGTAGCGGGCGGACGACTGTGCCTCAGGTATTTATTGATGGGCAGCATATCGGTGGCTGTGATGATTTACACGCCCTGGATGCGCGCAGTGGGCTAGATCCGCTGCTTTAA